One Aphidius gifuensis isolate YNYX2018 linkage group LG5, ASM1490517v1, whole genome shotgun sequence genomic region harbors:
- the LOC122856430 gene encoding uncharacterized protein LOC122856430, translating into MCVHECVHNIERCMANVSSSVAASLPRVESMRRRVQRIRHTTRPFLATPKCREDLILPDEFKETWKGDQFLLHDSGGKNRFLIFSCEKNLNYLAKCSTILYDGTFFCVPSIFAQLYSIHGLSQCGKTLPLVYILMPNRRYSTYINVLNALLEYKPEIKLDKIIIDFESAFIKAVHDIFPNAIVSGCNFHLNQCLYRNVQNDGLAVLYNTDINFSTGIRMLAALAFVPCNDVDFAFDMLSKSIFFVDNLAVLNTFLSYFKNTWLGVVNARGKRKALFELKLWNCYERVVNNDSRTNNSVEGWHSSFNKLFSSAHSSKGEFINCLKDEQSQTEIFLAQIDVQRDISPYKKRRHAEVDKRLKVI; encoded by the exons ATGTGTGTACACGAGTGTGTACATAATATTGAAC GTTGCATGGCAAATGTTTCATCTTCAGTTGCTGCATCGCTACCTCGTGTTGAGTCTATGCGTCGTCGGGTGCAACGTATACGTCATACTACTCGTCCATTTTTGGCCACTCCAAAATGTCGTGAAGACTTGATATTGCCAGATGAATTTAAAGAAACGTGGAAGGgtgatcaatttttattacatgaTAGTGGTGGCAAgaatagatttttaattttctcatgcgaaaaaaatttgaattatttagcTAAATGTTCAACTATATTGTATGATggtacttttttttgtgtaccTAGTATTTTTGCTCAGTTATATTCGATACATGGTTTAAGTCAATGCGGTAAAACTCTACCGTTAGTTTATATTCTAATGCCCAATCGTCGTTACTCGActtatataaatgttttaaatgcTTTATTAGAATATAAACCTGaaattaaacttgataaaataattattgattttgaaaGTGCTTTCATTAAAGCCGTACATGATATATTTCCAAATGCAATTGTTAGTGgatgtaattttcatttaaatcaatgcTTATATCGTAATGTACAAAATGATGGGCTAGCTGTATTATATAATACTGATATTAATTTCTCAACTGGCATTCGGATGTTAGCTGCGTTAGCTTTTGTGCCTTGTAATGATGTTGATTTTGCATTTGATATGCtttcaaaatcaatattttttgttgataatttagcGGTTTTGAATACATTCTTAAgctattttaaaaacacttgGTTAGGCGTTGTAAATGCACGTGGCAAACGTAAAGcattatttgaattgaaattatGGAATTGTTATGAGCgtgttgttaataatgattcaCGTACTAATAATTCCGTTGAAGGTTGGCATAgttcattcaataaattattttcaagtgctCATTCATCTAAgggtgaatttataaattgtttaaaagatGAGCAATCTCAAACTGAGATTTTCTTGGCTCAGATTGATGTGCAACGTGATATTAGCCCATATAAAAAACGTCGCCATGCCGAAGTTGATAAACGTCTTaaagttatataa
- the LOC122856431 gene encoding trichohyalin-like: protein MESEEWLSGLEINRNSEITAYEIQEHKKINEAERKENQVGVEEIDKEIHQERPEHEEEIEQQDEVNQEVDEEIDGEVHQERPKHEDKIEQEQHEVSQEVDEEIDGKVHQERPEHEEEIEQEQQDEVNKEVDEEIEQRERREEEVNQERAEEMIQQECPGQRAKNQAIRQQGIPNHATNMNIFTSRNLQLDNAALLDIEKWWLQKPTV from the exons ATGG aaagtGAAGAATGGTTGAGTGGgttagaaataaatagaaatagtGAAATAACTGCATATGAGATACAAgagcataaaaaaataaacgaagcagaaagaaaagaaaatcaagTAGGAGTTGAAGAAATAGATAAAGAGATACATCAAGAAAGACCAGAACATGAAGAAGAAATAGAACAACAGGACGAAGTGAACCAAGAAGTTGATGAAGAGATAGATGGCGAAGTACATCAAGAAAGACCAAAACATGAAGATAAAATAGAACAAGAACAACACGAAGTAAGCCAAGAAGTTGATGAAGAGATAGATGGAAAAGTACATCAAGAAAGACCAGAACATGAAGAAGAAATAGAACAAGAACAACAAGACGAAGTAAACAAAGAAGTTGATGAAGAAATAGAACAACGAGAAAGGCGAGAAGAAGAAGTTAACCAAGAAAGAGCTGAAGAAATGATACAACAAGAATGTCCAGGTCAAAGAGCGAAAAACCAAGCGATAAGACAACAGGGAATTCCAAATCATGCTACaaacatgaatatttttacatcCCGAAATTTACAACTTGATAATGCTGCACTTCTGGATATTGAAAAGTGGTGGTTACAAAAACCCACCGTTTAA